A window from Exiguobacterium marinum DSM 16307 encodes these proteins:
- a CDS encoding Na+/H+ antiporter NhaC family protein: MVDYSTSVLSLVPALLAIIMAITTRKVIPSLGAGIIAGILLLHNFNLLDSIQYLWSNIIALFWSDGAINEWNVLLIAFLLLLGILSSIIQTSGGARAFGEWAAANVKTARGARLVSFGLGILIFIDDYFNSLAVGNISRPLTDRKNISRAKLAYTIDSTAAPVCVISPLSSWGAYIIAIIAGILTKYSIDSYSSFSAFIQIIPMNFYAIFALLLTAYVAFTGLAIGPMRTHELRALQGELYDSAKGKPMGMSEDLHEHEGGKVRDLIVPIITLIIATVSAMLYTGGQALAADGQDFSLIGAFESTDVTRSLVAGVVISLIVALLLLVGRKIPGRDYGKAVREGVRAMWPAVLILLFAWTIIAVISDMQTGEYLASFVTDTIAASYLPLLLFLIAGLMAFSTGTSWGTFGLMLPIGADLIMAVEPELLLASLAAVLAGAVFGDHCSPISDTTILSSTGAGSHHIDHVLTQLPYAILAATVSAIGYLVLGISGSIWIGFFAALISFIVLVGIAQVISKRGKVPAELRAKREA, translated from the coding sequence ATGGTAGATTATTCAACTTCGGTACTCTCGCTCGTACCGGCATTACTTGCAATTATTATGGCGATTACAACAAGAAAGGTCATCCCGTCGCTCGGTGCCGGGATTATCGCAGGGATATTACTACTGCACAATTTTAATCTGCTCGATTCGATTCAATACTTGTGGTCGAACATCATTGCTCTATTTTGGTCGGACGGAGCAATCAATGAATGGAACGTCTTGTTGATTGCGTTCTTGCTCCTTCTCGGTATTTTATCGTCGATTATTCAGACATCAGGTGGGGCACGTGCATTCGGTGAATGGGCTGCGGCGAACGTCAAGACAGCGCGCGGTGCACGTCTCGTGTCGTTCGGACTTGGTATTTTGATCTTTATCGATGACTACTTCAACAGCTTAGCGGTTGGTAACATCAGTCGTCCACTTACGGATCGAAAAAACATCTCACGTGCAAAACTGGCCTATACGATTGACTCAACGGCAGCACCTGTCTGTGTCATCAGTCCACTTTCGAGTTGGGGCGCATATATCATCGCCATCATCGCGGGGATTTTAACGAAATACTCGATTGACAGCTACTCATCTTTTTCAGCGTTCATTCAAATCATTCCAATGAACTTCTATGCAATCTTTGCACTTTTGTTGACAGCTTATGTAGCATTTACTGGACTTGCAATCGGACCGATGCGCACGCATGAACTTCGTGCCCTCCAAGGCGAATTGTACGATTCCGCAAAAGGGAAACCAATGGGAATGAGTGAAGACTTACATGAGCACGAAGGTGGAAAAGTACGTGATTTGATCGTTCCGATTATCACGCTCATCATTGCGACGGTATCAGCCATGCTGTACACAGGAGGCCAAGCACTCGCGGCAGACGGGCAAGACTTTTCGTTGATTGGCGCATTCGAATCGACAGACGTGACACGTTCGCTCGTAGCCGGTGTCGTCATTAGTTTAATTGTCGCACTTCTTCTTCTCGTCGGACGTAAAATTCCTGGACGTGACTATGGGAAGGCGGTACGAGAAGGTGTTCGCGCGATGTGGCCAGCTGTCCTTATTCTGTTATTCGCTTGGACAATCATTGCGGTCATCAGTGATATGCAGACAGGTGAATATTTGGCAAGTTTCGTGACGGATACGATTGCCGCTTCTTACTTGCCGCTCCTTCTCTTCTTGATTGCCGGTCTCATGGCGTTCTCTACAGGGACGAGCTGGGGAACGTTTGGTTTGATGCTTCCGATTGGAGCTGACTTGATCATGGCGGTTGAGCCAGAACTTCTCCTTGCGTCCCTTGCTGCTGTGTTGGCCGGTGCGGTGTTCGGCGACCACTGCTCACCAATCTCCGATACAACGATTCTCAGCTCAACAGGCGCTGGATCACACCATATTGATCACGTGTTGACGCAATTGCCATATGCAATTCTCGCAGCGACTGTGTCCGCAATCGGATACTTAGTGCTCGGGATTTCAGGGTCAATCTGGATTGGTTTCTTCGCTGCACTGATTTCGTTCATCGTATTGGTTGGAATCGCACAAGTGATTTCAAAACGCGGGAAAGTACCTGCTGAACTTCGCGCAAAGCGTGAAGCATAA
- the ade gene encoding adenine deaminase, which yields MEKQHLIDIAAKKKKAAVVFKDVAVIDVYSRETIRTDVAIDAGYIVAIGDGYEGEVEYHDPAWTLAPSFIDSHVHIESSMVPPHEFAKAVLPLGVTTVIADPHEIANVNGALGIEYMLADAKGLPLDVRMMLPSCVPATPFEHAGAKLYAEDLAPFLGDPGVHGLGEVMDYPSVEAGSEDMLQKIAQTEQAGKVVDGHASGLNPDQLNVYRSAGIMTDHECTTAEEAMERVRRGFYVQIREGSVARNVEKVSLAVTESNAHRFLFCTDDKHLDDLVAEGGIDYNIRTAIKQGVKPETAYAIASLHAAEAYGLKEVGAIAPGKKANFVILSDVESVKIEQVYVNGTLVAEQGNATFDAEGIEVPKPMKGELALPELTVDSFRLEPSEEAVDVIQVLPNSLLTKRQRLSFQPDSSGADLSQDIATLAVIERHHGTGHMALAPVTGFGLKRGALAATVAHDSHNLVIAGVSPEDMLLAAQTLEKVGGGVVAVSEGKVLAVLPLEIGGLMTKRPYREVADILEQLNDALDIVGAHRHFNPYLTMSFLALPVIPDLKLTDMGLFDVTTFSFIKS from the coding sequence ATGGAGAAACAACATTTGATTGACATCGCCGCAAAGAAAAAGAAAGCGGCCGTCGTCTTTAAAGACGTCGCTGTGATTGACGTGTACAGTCGTGAAACGATTCGTACAGACGTCGCCATCGATGCAGGGTATATCGTAGCAATTGGGGACGGATATGAGGGGGAAGTCGAATACCACGACCCGGCATGGACACTCGCACCATCCTTTATCGACTCACACGTCCATATCGAGTCATCGATGGTCCCGCCACATGAGTTTGCAAAAGCCGTCTTGCCACTAGGCGTCACGACAGTGATTGCCGACCCGCACGAAATTGCGAACGTGAACGGAGCGCTCGGAATTGAATATATGTTAGCAGATGCAAAAGGTCTTCCACTCGATGTTCGGATGATGCTCCCGAGCTGTGTACCGGCGACACCGTTTGAACATGCGGGTGCAAAACTGTATGCTGAAGACTTGGCTCCATTTTTAGGGGACCCAGGGGTGCATGGCTTAGGTGAAGTCATGGACTATCCATCGGTTGAAGCGGGAAGTGAAGACATGCTTCAAAAGATTGCGCAGACGGAGCAAGCGGGTAAAGTGGTCGACGGACATGCTTCGGGTCTAAATCCTGACCAATTGAACGTCTATCGCTCTGCTGGAATCATGACAGACCATGAATGTACAACTGCTGAAGAGGCGATGGAACGGGTACGGCGCGGCTTTTACGTTCAGATTCGTGAGGGCTCAGTTGCTCGAAACGTGGAAAAGGTCAGTCTAGCCGTGACAGAAAGCAACGCCCATCGCTTCCTTTTCTGTACGGACGATAAGCACTTAGATGACTTGGTCGCGGAAGGTGGGATCGACTACAACATCCGTACCGCCATCAAGCAAGGCGTCAAGCCGGAAACGGCTTATGCGATCGCAAGTCTGCATGCTGCAGAGGCCTATGGATTGAAAGAGGTCGGGGCGATCGCACCTGGTAAGAAAGCAAACTTCGTTATCTTGTCAGACGTCGAATCGGTAAAAATTGAACAAGTCTATGTCAACGGTACGCTCGTCGCCGAACAAGGGAATGCAACATTTGATGCTGAAGGGATAGAAGTACCGAAACCCATGAAAGGTGAACTTGCGTTACCTGAGCTGACAGTCGATTCATTCCGACTCGAGCCAAGTGAGGAAGCGGTCGATGTCATTCAAGTGCTGCCGAACAGCTTATTGACGAAACGACAGCGCCTTTCATTCCAACCGGATTCTTCAGGAGCGGATTTATCACAAGATATCGCAACGCTCGCTGTGATCGAACGCCATCACGGAACAGGGCACATGGCGCTTGCTCCGGTCACGGGATTCGGGTTAAAACGAGGAGCGCTTGCGGCTACTGTAGCCCATGACAGTCATAACTTGGTCATTGCTGGAGTCAGCCCGGAAGATATGTTGCTCGCAGCTCAAACGCTTGAAAAAGTAGGTGGTGGAGTCGTGGCTGTATCGGAAGGGAAAGTGCTCGCCGTGCTTCCACTTGAAATCGGAGGCCTCATGACGAAACGTCCATACCGAGAAGTGGCGGACATTTTGGAACAGTTGAATGATGCACTCGATATTGTTGGGGCACACCGCCATTTCAATCCGTATTTGACAATGTCATTCCTCGCTTTACCGGTCATACCTGATTTGAAATTGACCGATATGGGGTTGTTCGACGTGACCACTTTCTCATTTATCAAGTCTTGA
- a CDS encoding gamma carbonic anhydrase family protein — protein sequence MQYKLEKLIPQVDPTAYVAPGAHVIGDVTIGAHSGVWFNTVIRGDEGPIQIGSYVNIQDGSMIHQYEGSPTIIHDRVSIGHMAMIHGCEIEENCLIGMHATVLDGAKVGKGSFVAAGALVTPNMQIPEGVMVMGVPAKVVRPLNDEDRFIMERTVKKYAKRAEQYKQSCIPLCETPNS from the coding sequence ATGCAATATAAATTAGAAAAACTGATACCTCAAGTCGATCCGACGGCTTATGTTGCACCGGGAGCACATGTGATTGGTGACGTGACGATTGGGGCTCACTCGGGAGTCTGGTTCAATACCGTCATTCGAGGAGACGAAGGGCCTATTCAAATCGGTTCTTACGTCAACATCCAGGATGGTTCGATGATCCATCAATATGAAGGTTCACCGACTATCATCCATGACCGTGTCTCAATCGGTCATATGGCGATGATTCACGGTTGTGAGATCGAAGAAAATTGCCTAATCGGTATGCATGCCACCGTACTCGACGGAGCGAAGGTCGGAAAAGGATCGTTCGTTGCAGCCGGTGCGCTCGTCACGCCGAACATGCAAATTCCTGAAGGGGTGATGGTGATGGGTGTTCCCGCAAAAGTCGTCCGTCCGTTGAACGATGAAGACCGTTTTATTATGGAAAGAACGGTAAAGAAGTATGCGAAACGCGCTGAACAATATAAACAGTCGTGTATCCCACTATGTGAGACACCTAATTCATGA
- a CDS encoding nitroreductase family protein: MTRTVAQKLIEERRTVRMFREEPIDTKVLYEVLQSAHHAPFHNKVEPWNVYVFNGDGKQVLLDALEPAFSEASEGQREKVTGRILNAATCIYVTAKHFETDKGNRDALLATATFIQNIQLLFSEREIGMVWRTGGLFDDARLKEMIGAEGETFIGLLQIGKYDVEDIPSPKARQPIDSHLIMFE, from the coding sequence ATGACAAGGACAGTAGCACAAAAGTTAATTGAAGAAAGACGTACGGTCCGTATGTTCAGAGAAGAACCCATTGATACGAAAGTGCTCTATGAAGTGTTGCAATCGGCACATCATGCACCATTTCACAATAAAGTCGAACCATGGAACGTGTATGTGTTCAATGGGGACGGGAAGCAAGTGTTACTCGATGCGCTCGAACCAGCCTTCTCGGAGGCGTCAGAGGGACAACGTGAAAAGGTGACCGGACGGATCTTGAATGCGGCAACCTGTATATATGTGACGGCAAAACATTTTGAGACGGACAAAGGAAATCGTGATGCGTTGCTCGCGACGGCGACGTTTATTCAAAATATCCAACTCTTGTTTAGTGAACGTGAAATCGGGATGGTGTGGCGGACAGGTGGACTATTTGACGATGCACGGTTGAAAGAGATGATTGGAGCGGAAGGGGAAACCTTTATCGGTTTACTTCAAATCGGTAAATATGATGTCGAGGATATCCCTTCACCAAAAGCGCGACAACCGATTGACTCACATCTCATCATGTTCGAATAA